One Pieris napi chromosome 22, ilPieNapi1.2, whole genome shotgun sequence genomic region harbors:
- the LOC125060683 gene encoding uncharacterized protein LOC125060683: protein MSSSLNCLNIWLVKNGLDLSVSKSSIVVFSKKRTTPIINVTFNGQSLPLQTKIKFLGVILDSKLSGLAHYEHVVMKCAQLLNIMKCLSGVWWGAHPFSMKLVYNALIRSVLDYGTFLLDGGSVLGSKKLDVIQSKALRIVTGVMKSSPSNALQVECCDPPLKLRRQFLSDRFLFKSMQFSNHPLHGRLHELNNIIYTSRYWRHKSLPCLIISFRKFLTLHSRIHRSPSLPIFMTQFNSLILDPDIRYNIGVRKQDILETNIRFMSSVEEQNWEGWDYIFTDASKISVDDCVGVGLIHWQHKIIQKIKLPPESSVFTGECFALLKALELVILLKSKSTIIFSDSKSALQSLEKFPFQMKLCYPIICEIRDKLLICSQRNYTVIFAWIPSHSGIKGNEKADELAKEAIKDGDIVPYINYCHDLAALPKTHLWESWNDVWLRSSKFKGKHYAEIQPRIPSRPWFFEIKSSKTVTSIISRMRLGHVCTPHHLARLRIIDSNICECGEDIGDLDHIFFSCSQYDRTSFLNSLQSLHVPFPTKISCLLLYPLLYYNVLSSFIIYNNIKM from the coding sequence ATGTCTAGTTCACTTAATTGTCTTAATATCTGGTTAGTTAAAAATGGCCTAGATCTATCagtttccaaaagttctatagtcgtattttccAAAAAACGCACAACTCCTATAATAAATGTGACCTTCAATGGTCAATCTTTGCCActccaaacaaaaattaaatttttaggagTTATATTGGATTCAAAATTGTCTGGACTTGCCCATTATGAACATGTTGTTATGAAATGTGCACAGCTGCTTAACATCATGAAATGCCTTTCAGGTGTATGGTGGGGTGCTCATCCGTTTTCTATGAAACTTGTGTATAACGCGCTTATAAGATCTGTTTTAGATTATGGCACATTTCTCTTAGATGGAGGAAGTGTCTTGGGAAGTAAAAAACTTGATGTCATTCAGTCAAAAGCTTTGAGAATTGTGACAGGAGTAATGAAATCAAGCCCATCCAATGCTTTACAAGTAGAATGCTGCGATCctcctttaaaattaagaaggcAATTTTTAAGTGATCGATTCTTGTTCAAATCTATGCAGTTTTCTAACCACCCTCTACATGGAAGGCTGCATGAattgaacaatattatttatacatcccGTTACTGGCGTCACAAATCATTACCATGTCTAATAATAAgctttcgtaaatttttaacattacacaGCCGCATTCATCGATCTCCATCATTACCCATATTTATGACACAATTCAATTCTTTAATTCTTGATCCggatataagatataatataggcGTCCGTAAGCAAGATATTCTGGAAACAAATATTCGTTTCATGAGTAGCGTTGAGGAACAAAATTGGGAAGGTtgggattatatttttacagatgCCTCTAAAATCTCTGTTGATGATTGTGTTGGAGTTGGTCTAATTCATTggcaacataaaataattcaaaagattAAACTTCCTCCTGAATCCTCGGTTTTTACTGGAGAGTGTTTTGctcttttaaaagctttagaactagttattttattaaaatctaaaagtacAATCATATTTTCAGACTCAAAAAGTGCACTACAATCTCTTGAAAAATTTCCTTTCCAAATGAAACTTTGTTATCCTATTATTTGCGAAATACGTGATAAGCTTTTAATATGTTCTCAAAGAAATTACACCGTTATCTTTGCATGGATTCCAAGTCACAGTGGAATTAAAGGAAACGAGAAAGCCGATGAGCTTGCTAAAGAAGCTATAAAGGATGGAGACATAgtcccatacattaattattgtcatGATTTAGCTGCTCTCCCGAAAACCCATCTTTGGGAGTCATGGAATGATGTTTGGTTGAGAAGCAGCAAGTTCAAAGGCAAACATTATGCTGAAATTCAACCCAGGATCCCCAGTAGACCATGGTTCTTTGAGATTAAAAGTTCTAAAACTGTCACTTCTATCATTTCCAGAATGCGTTTAGGACATGTTTGTACACCTCATCATTTAGCAAGGCTTCGtattattgatagtaatatttgtgagtgtggagaagatattggtgaccttgaccatattttcttttcttgttcCCAATATGACCGTACCTCCTTTCTGAATTCTTTACAATCACTTCATGTTCCGTTTCCGACTAAAATCTCCTGCCTTTTGCTTTatcctttattgtattataatgtattatcttctttcataatctataataatattaagatgtaa